The following are from one region of the Mycolicibacterium helvum genome:
- a CDS encoding SDR family oxidoreductase: protein MRPPLSMPTGINIDLRGKRVLVTGASSGIGAAGAELFAAQGCDVVVVARRADLLGEVVDRITAAGGAASAIACDLSDLDAVDALANDVGAVDILVNNAGRSIRRPLAESLDRWHDVERTMTLNYFSPLRLIRGLAPAMIERGDGHIINVATWGVFSEASPLFGVYNASKSALSAVSRVIETEWSGHGVHSTTLYYPLVATPMIAPTKAYDGLAALTAEEAGQWMIDAARHRPVRIAPRMAVTARALDIVAPGVISRVMKRQRLQPN, encoded by the coding sequence ATGCGTCCGCCGCTGAGCATGCCGACGGGTATCAACATCGACCTGCGCGGCAAGCGGGTGCTGGTGACCGGCGCGTCGTCGGGCATCGGCGCGGCCGGCGCCGAGTTGTTCGCCGCGCAAGGGTGCGATGTCGTGGTGGTCGCCCGGCGGGCTGATCTGCTCGGCGAGGTCGTCGACCGCATCACCGCCGCAGGCGGTGCAGCCAGCGCGATTGCCTGCGACCTATCCGATCTGGACGCCGTCGACGCGCTGGCGAACGACGTCGGCGCTGTCGACATCCTGGTGAACAACGCCGGGCGGTCGATCCGCAGGCCACTGGCCGAATCGCTCGACCGCTGGCACGACGTCGAGCGCACGATGACGCTGAACTACTTCTCGCCGCTGCGGCTCATCCGCGGGCTGGCGCCCGCCATGATCGAGCGCGGCGACGGCCACATCATCAACGTCGCGACGTGGGGGGTGTTCAGCGAAGCCTCCCCCCTGTTCGGCGTCTACAACGCCTCGAAATCCGCACTCAGCGCGGTCAGCCGGGTCATCGAAACCGAATGGTCGGGCCACGGCGTGCATTCGACGACGTTGTATTACCCGCTGGTGGCCACCCCGATGATCGCGCCGACCAAGGCCTACGACGGCCTGGCCGCGCTGACCGCCGAAGAGGCCGGGCAATGGATGATCGACGCCGCCCGGCACCGCCCGGTGCGGATTGCCCCCCGGATGGCCGTCACGGCCCGCGCGCTGGACATCGTCGCACCCGGTGTCATCAGCCGGGTGATGAAGCGTCAGCGCCTGCAGCCCAACTGA
- a CDS encoding VOC family protein — protein MEILASRMLLRPADYARSVSFYRDALGLAIAREYSGGTVFYAGQSLIELAGHGAPEHRGAPLPVSLWLQVRDLYSTQQDLRDRGVEIAREARRESWGLHEMHVSDPDGMTLIFVQVPEDHPLRRDTRD, from the coding sequence ATGGAGATCCTCGCGAGCCGGATGCTGCTCCGGCCAGCGGATTACGCACGCTCGGTGTCCTTCTACCGCGACGCGCTCGGACTGGCCATCGCCCGCGAGTACAGCGGCGGCACCGTCTTCTACGCCGGCCAGTCGTTGATCGAGCTTGCCGGTCACGGCGCACCCGAACATCGCGGCGCCCCGCTACCGGTCTCGCTGTGGCTGCAGGTCCGCGATCTCTACTCAACCCAACAGGATTTGCGCGACCGCGGTGTGGAGATCGCCCGGGAGGCCCGGCGCGAATCGTGGGGTCTGCATGAGATGCATGTCAGCGATCCGGACGGGATGACGTTGATCTTCGTGCAGGTTCCCGAGGACCATCCGCTACGGCGCGATACCCGCGATTAG
- a CDS encoding DUF3349 domain-containing protein, whose protein sequence is MTIEQQRPPFLENVLDWLHKGYPEGVPRKDYYPLLALLKRSLSEDEVIQAAQSILRAADFATPVTDDQIRDAVREVIEKEPTPEELNQVAGRLASVGWPLESH, encoded by the coding sequence ATGACTATCGAACAGCAGCGGCCCCCCTTCCTCGAGAACGTCCTGGATTGGTTGCACAAGGGCTACCCAGAAGGTGTTCCGCGCAAGGATTACTACCCCCTGCTAGCTCTCCTGAAGCGGTCCTTGTCGGAGGACGAGGTCATCCAGGCGGCCCAATCGATCTTGCGCGCAGCGGATTTCGCGACTCCGGTCACCGACGATCAGATCCGCGACGCTGTCCGCGAGGTCATCGAGAAGGAACCCACTCCCGAAGAGCTGAATCAGGTTGCGGGTCGGCTGGCCTCGGTGGGCTGGCCGCTCGAATCGCACTAA